A DNA window from Fibrobacter sp. contains the following coding sequences:
- the aqpZ gene encoding aquaporin Z — protein MKLSTRAIAEAIGTFWLVFGGCGAAVLACGVPNTGIGYVGVSLAFGLTVLTMAYALGHISGCHLNPAVTLGQVAGGRFPAKEAPAYIIAQVIGGIIAAAVLFCIAHPDLTNAGVGAFATNGWSESLEGGRNAFGGTTFGMCSAFLIEVVLTAIFLFVIMGATDGRAPAGFAPIAIGLCLTLIHLISIPVTNTSVNPARSTAVAVFVGGTAIKQLWLFWVAPILGGVLGGFGYKCLAECKCGKK, from the coding sequence ATGAAACTTTCTACTCGTGCAATTGCTGAAGCAATCGGTACTTTCTGGCTCGTATTCGGCGGCTGCGGTGCAGCTGTTCTCGCATGCGGCGTTCCCAACACTGGCATCGGCTACGTTGGCGTTTCTCTCGCCTTCGGTTTGACCGTTCTCACCATGGCATACGCTCTCGGCCACATTTCTGGTTGCCACCTGAACCCGGCTGTAACTCTCGGCCAGGTCGCTGGCGGTCGCTTCCCGGCTAAGGAAGCTCCGGCTTACATCATTGCACAGGTGATCGGCGGTATCATCGCTGCAGCAGTTCTCTTCTGCATCGCACACCCGGACCTCACCAACGCTGGTGTTGGCGCATTCGCAACCAACGGCTGGTCTGAATCCCTCGAAGGCGGCCGTAACGCATTCGGCGGCACCACCTTCGGCATGTGCAGCGCATTCCTCATCGAAGTTGTGCTTACTGCAATCTTCCTCTTCGTGATCATGGGCGCTACCGACGGCCGCGCTCCGGCTGGCTTTGCTCCCATTGCCATCGGCCTCTGCCTCACCCTCATCCACTTGATTTCCATTCCGGTGACCAACACCTCCGTGAACCCGGCCCGCTCTACCGCTGTAGCTGTATTTGTCGGCGGCACCGCAATCAAACAGCTGTGGCTCTTCTGGGTCGCCCCGATCCTCGGCGGCGTTCTCGGTGGCTTCGGTTACAAGTGCTTGGCTGAATGTAAATGTGGTAAGAAGTAA
- a CDS encoding class I SAM-dependent methyltransferase translates to MHTCRICKQESEGKSIFAKEMMFDNAGNFEYFECPHCKCLQIAQVPENLGDFYGERYYSYATPKDTKTKGEIKDSHRILDVGCGAGAMLCSMAANGVKDPVGCDPFIEADIVYENGVKIYKKSVHEMEGEFDIIMLNDSFEHMSDPHEVFDSLKRLLAPKGVVRITLPVYPNIAFDMYQENWYQLDAPRHIVLHSQQSLSLLARQHGMKIARFVYDSNNSAILRSYFYKKGITFFKQNPNEISKYFTKTELIDINKKVMQANQKGHGDHATVFFGHAE, encoded by the coding sequence ATGCATACTTGTAGAATTTGCAAACAGGAATCTGAAGGAAAATCCATCTTCGCAAAGGAGATGATGTTTGATAACGCAGGCAACTTTGAATATTTCGAATGCCCTCATTGCAAGTGTCTGCAGATTGCCCAGGTCCCGGAGAATCTCGGCGACTTCTACGGAGAACGTTACTACAGCTACGCAACGCCGAAGGATACCAAGACCAAGGGCGAAATCAAGGACTCCCACCGCATTCTCGATGTGGGCTGCGGCGCCGGCGCGATGCTTTGTTCCATGGCTGCAAATGGCGTCAAGGATCCCGTAGGTTGCGATCCTTTTATCGAAGCAGACATCGTCTACGAAAACGGCGTCAAGATTTACAAAAAGAGCGTTCATGAAATGGAAGGTGAATTCGACATCATTATGTTGAACGATTCCTTTGAACACATGAGCGACCCACACGAAGTGTTTGATTCATTGAAGCGATTGCTTGCACCCAAGGGCGTTGTACGCATTACTCTTCCGGTGTACCCCAATATTGCATTCGACATGTACCAGGAAAACTGGTACCAACTTGATGCGCCTCGCCACATTGTTCTTCATTCACAGCAGAGCCTCAGCCTTTTGGCTCGTCAGCATGGAATGAAAATTGCACGATTCGTTTACGATTCCAACAATTCTGCAATTCTTCGAAGCTACTTCTACAAGAAAGGCATTACTTTCTTCAAGCAGAATCCCAACGAGATTTCCAAGTACTTCACGAAGACTGAACTGATTGACATCAACAAGAAAGTCATGCAAGCCAACCAGAAGGGACACGGAGACCACGCCACCGTATTCTTCGGTCATGCAGAATAA
- the aspS gene encoding aspartate--tRNA ligase encodes MKRTHNCGQLRKEDVGQTVTLCGWVDRRRDHGGVIFVDLRDKYGKTQIVFNPDYNADVIKNAETLRNEYVICVTGKVYAREEGNANEKLATGDIEVKISELEILNAAQTSPLAINDPNEECKENDDLRLQYRYLDLRRPWIQKKLMLKSRFLRAVYDFFYENGFENIETPVLCKSTPEGARDYLVPSRVNAGKFYALPQSPQQYKQLLMIAGMDRYFQIAKCFRDEDLRADRQPEFTQIDVEMSFVDQDDVMGMFDKFVTEVLGKVWNFEPPKKIRRMKWAEAMLKYGSDKPDLRFDLEIHDVSEIGAKSEFGVFKNCVAAGGKIRGIAAKGCVDFTRKQIDELTAYVAKYGSKGLVWMRVKENDEVETQVGKFFTTEQLNELRDAVGAKCGDMMFFIAGPEKIAATAMGQLRLEVARIKGLRDPKKREFVWITEFPMFEYSDTEGRYMAMHHPFTNPLPEHLDMMLSGNLKDCNAEAYDLVLNGVEIGGGSVRIHNPEVQEKVFRLLGLTEEQVKEKFGFFVDAFKYGAPPHGGLAFGLDRVVATMEGEESIRDFIAFPKNTSASSPMDQCPSDVDLQQLQDIHIAVQMPKKA; translated from the coding sequence ATGAAACGTACTCATAACTGCGGCCAGCTCCGTAAGGAAGATGTTGGCCAGACCGTAACTCTCTGTGGTTGGGTGGACCGTCGCCGTGACCACGGTGGTGTGATTTTTGTTGACCTCCGCGACAAGTATGGCAAGACCCAGATTGTGTTCAATCCGGACTACAATGCCGACGTTATCAAGAATGCAGAAACCCTCCGTAACGAATACGTGATTTGCGTTACCGGTAAGGTCTATGCCCGTGAAGAAGGCAATGCCAACGAAAAGCTGGCTACCGGCGACATCGAAGTAAAGATCAGCGAACTCGAAATTCTGAACGCTGCCCAGACTTCTCCTTTGGCTATTAACGACCCCAACGAAGAATGTAAGGAAAACGACGACCTCCGCCTCCAGTACCGTTACCTGGACCTCCGTCGCCCGTGGATCCAGAAGAAGCTCATGCTCAAGAGCCGCTTCCTCCGCGCTGTCTACGACTTCTTCTATGAAAATGGTTTCGAAAACATCGAAACTCCGGTTCTCTGTAAGTCTACTCCGGAAGGCGCACGTGACTACCTGGTTCCCTCTCGTGTGAACGCTGGTAAGTTCTACGCTCTCCCCCAGTCTCCGCAGCAGTACAAGCAGCTCCTCATGATCGCAGGCATGGACCGCTACTTCCAGATTGCCAAGTGCTTCCGTGACGAAGACCTCCGTGCCGACCGTCAGCCGGAATTCACCCAGATCGACGTGGAAATGTCCTTCGTGGACCAGGACGACGTGATGGGCATGTTCGACAAGTTCGTTACCGAAGTTCTCGGTAAGGTTTGGAACTTCGAACCTCCCAAGAAGATCCGTCGCATGAAGTGGGCTGAAGCTATGCTCAAGTACGGTTCCGATAAGCCGGACCTTCGCTTCGACCTGGAAATCCATGACGTTTCCGAAATCGGTGCCAAGAGCGAATTCGGCGTGTTCAAGAACTGCGTTGCCGCTGGTGGCAAGATCCGCGGTATCGCTGCTAAGGGCTGCGTTGACTTCACCCGTAAGCAGATCGACGAACTCACCGCCTACGTTGCAAAGTACGGTTCCAAGGGTCTCGTATGGATGCGCGTCAAGGAAAATGACGAAGTTGAAACTCAGGTCGGTAAGTTCTTCACTACCGAACAGCTCAACGAACTCCGCGATGCAGTCGGCGCTAAGTGCGGCGACATGATGTTCTTCATCGCAGGTCCCGAAAAGATTGCTGCAACCGCTATGGGTCAGCTCCGTCTCGAAGTCGCTCGCATCAAGGGCCTCCGCGACCCGAAGAAGCGCGAATTCGTTTGGATCACCGAATTCCCGATGTTCGAATACAGCGACACCGAAGGCCGCTACATGGCTATGCACCACCCGTTCACCAACCCGCTGCCTGAACATCTGGACATGATGCTCTCCGGCAACCTGAAGGATTGCAACGCTGAAGCATACGACCTCGTTCTTAACGGTGTTGAAATCGGTGGCGGTTCCGTCCGTATCCACAACCCCGAAGTTCAGGAAAAGGTCTTCCGTCTCCTCGGTCTTACCGAAGAACAGGTTAAGGAAAAGTTCGGCTTCTTCGTCGACGCCTTCAAGTATGGCGCTCCTCCCCATGGTGGTCTCGCCTTCGGTCTCGACCGCGTTGTTGCAACTATGGAAGGTGAAGAATCCATCCGTGACTTCATCGCATTCCCGAAGAACACCAGCGCTTCTAGCCCCATGGACCAGTGCCCCAGCGACGTCGACCTGCAGCAGCTGCAGGACATCCACATCGCTGTGCAGATGCCCAAGAAGGCTTAA
- a CDS encoding ATPase: protein MAEDLQYLMERIQKDAVDKAENEAAAIIAKAKEKAAEIVKAAEEEAQAKLAKADKDAEAFTERSERTLEQSARDLLLSVGKNLEKMILDLLSLQVEKSLDESTVKEMLLAVAKSYTSDVEVDLSEADAKKLASFVTGEFAKQVAGGVKVESDKGVKFGFRVKLEGGKVSHEFTSAAMADALSALLRPQLAKVVNAAAQAK from the coding sequence ATGGCAGAAGATCTGCAATACCTTATGGAACGCATCCAGAAGGATGCCGTCGATAAAGCTGAAAACGAAGCTGCAGCAATCATTGCAAAGGCTAAGGAAAAGGCTGCTGAAATCGTGAAGGCAGCTGAAGAAGAAGCCCAGGCAAAGCTTGCCAAGGCCGATAAGGACGCAGAAGCATTTACAGAACGTAGCGAACGTACTCTCGAACAGTCTGCTCGCGATCTTCTCCTCTCTGTAGGCAAGAACCTCGAAAAGATGATTCTTGACCTCCTCTCCCTCCAGGTTGAAAAGTCTCTGGACGAATCTACTGTCAAGGAAATGCTCCTTGCTGTTGCCAAGAGCTACACTTCCGATGTGGAAGTTGACCTCTCCGAAGCCGATGCCAAGAAGCTCGCTTCCTTCGTCACTGGCGAATTTGCTAAGCAGGTTGCTGGCGGCGTCAAGGTCGAAAGCGATAAGGGTGTCAAGTTTGGCTTCCGCGTCAAGCTCGAAGGTGGCAAGGTTAGCCACGAATTTACTTCCGCAGCAATGGCTGATGCTCTTTCCGCATTGCTCCGTCCGCAGCTTGCAAAGGTTGTCAACGCTGCAGCACAGGCTAAGTAA
- a CDS encoding DUF2764 family protein, giving the protein MSAPSYLMSSLPMLELGDVPPLTMDEFRSRCEGVLDQPELEALDALLNGEESDDEFVAAYQAHEIQMKNVSGRLRAQAWGPEVRFSERSFPGYDVTFAKMISDAFAKASPIEKEQDIDKARFWLVDTLAGVGEGTVKHVYAYAIKLQICARWARLSEKAGDEAVIKVINANDPAYVQE; this is encoded by the coding sequence ATGAGCGCTCCATCTTACTTAATGTCGTCGCTTCCCATGCTGGAACTGGGTGACGTGCCCCCGCTGACTATGGATGAATTCCGTAGCCGTTGCGAAGGCGTTCTCGACCAGCCTGAGTTGGAAGCTCTCGACGCGCTTTTGAATGGCGAAGAATCTGACGATGAATTCGTTGCAGCCTACCAGGCTCACGAAATCCAGATGAAGAACGTTTCCGGTAGGCTCCGTGCTCAGGCTTGGGGCCCCGAAGTTCGTTTCAGCGAACGTTCCTTCCCTGGCTACGACGTCACTTTCGCCAAGATGATTTCAGATGCGTTCGCCAAGGCAAGTCCTATTGAAAAAGAGCAGGACATTGACAAGGCTCGTTTCTGGCTCGTAGATACTCTCGCCGGTGTAGGGGAGGGTACTGTGAAGCACGTCTACGCTTATGCTATCAAGCTCCAGATTTGTGCACGTTGGGCCCGCCTTTCTGAAAAGGCCGGCGACGAAGCTGTTATCAAAGTTATTAATGCAAACGATCCTGCCTACGTGCAGGAATGA
- a CDS encoding V-type ATP synthase subunit A — MASIGKIIGVNGNLIRVKFESAVSQNEVAYAKLPSKTADGKSEIIPLKSEVIRIRGDYAELQVFEDTTGLKAGDEVEFTGELLSVELGPGLLTQVFDGLQNPLPELAEQCGFFLQRGKYLPALPRDKKWAFTPVAKPGDVLVAGDTIGTVPEGVFTHRIMVPFKVLGKVTVESVVAAGEHVVEDVVAVVKNEKGEKIEIKMVQTWPVKMPIKAFEERLRPTKPLTMQQRIVDTFFPVMQGGTFCTPGPFGAGKTVLQQLMSRYADVDIVILAACGERAGEVVETLREFPELIDPRTGRSLMERTLIICNTSSMPVAAREASVYTGVTLAEYYRQMGLNVLLLADSTSRWAQALREMSGRLEEIPGEEAFPAYLESVIAAFYERGGVVRLKDGSTGSVTIGGSVSPAGGNFEEPVTQATLKVVGAFLGLSRERSDQRRFPAIHPLDSWSKYEGIIDSKKVADARHILAAGVDVNNMMKVVGEEGTSIEDFITYLKSEYLDSVYLQQDAYHEIDAACTGDRQKYVFDKVYSILKTPMSFAEKDVARTFFLKLTQATKDWNRVAMDSAEFKDIEASISASVKEVTVNA; from the coding sequence ATGGCTAGTATCGGAAAAATCATCGGCGTCAACGGTAACTTGATTCGCGTCAAGTTCGAAAGCGCCGTGTCTCAAAACGAAGTGGCATACGCCAAGCTGCCTTCCAAGACAGCTGACGGCAAATCCGAAATTATTCCGCTGAAGAGCGAAGTCATCCGTATCCGCGGCGACTACGCAGAACTTCAGGTGTTCGAAGACACCACCGGCCTCAAGGCTGGCGACGAAGTTGAATTCACCGGCGAACTTCTTTCCGTTGAATTGGGCCCGGGCCTTTTGACCCAGGTGTTTGATGGTCTTCAGAATCCGCTGCCTGAACTTGCAGAACAGTGCGGCTTCTTCCTGCAGCGCGGTAAGTACCTGCCGGCACTTCCCCGTGACAAGAAGTGGGCTTTCACTCCGGTTGCTAAGCCGGGTGACGTTCTCGTTGCTGGTGACACCATCGGTACCGTACCGGAAGGCGTTTTCACTCACCGCATCATGGTGCCGTTCAAGGTTCTCGGTAAGGTTACCGTCGAATCTGTCGTTGCCGCTGGCGAACATGTCGTTGAAGACGTCGTCGCAGTAGTCAAGAACGAAAAGGGCGAAAAGATTGAAATCAAGATGGTCCAGACCTGGCCGGTGAAGATGCCGATCAAGGCTTTCGAAGAACGTCTCCGCCCCACCAAGCCGCTGACCATGCAGCAGCGCATTGTGGATACCTTCTTCCCTGTGATGCAGGGTGGTACCTTCTGTACTCCGGGTCCTTTCGGTGCCGGTAAGACCGTGCTTCAGCAGCTCATGAGCCGTTACGCTGACGTGGACATCGTGATCCTCGCCGCTTGTGGTGAACGTGCAGGTGAAGTGGTGGAAACCCTTCGCGAATTCCCTGAATTGATCGACCCCCGTACCGGTCGCTCCCTCATGGAACGTACCTTGATTATTTGTAACACTTCTTCCATGCCGGTGGCTGCTCGTGAAGCTTCCGTTTACACTGGCGTGACCCTGGCTGAATACTACCGCCAGATGGGCTTGAACGTGTTGCTCCTTGCTGACTCTACTTCCCGTTGGGCTCAGGCTCTCCGTGAAATGAGCGGCCGCTTGGAAGAAATTCCGGGTGAAGAAGCCTTCCCGGCTTACCTCGAATCTGTGATCGCAGCCTTCTACGAACGCGGTGGCGTTGTTCGCCTGAAGGATGGCTCCACTGGTTCCGTGACCATCGGCGGTTCCGTTTCTCCGGCAGGTGGTAACTTCGAAGAACCCGTGACCCAGGCTACCCTTAAGGTGGTGGGCGCATTCCTCGGCCTTTCTCGTGAACGTTCCGACCAGCGCCGCTTCCCGGCAATCCACCCGTTGGATTCCTGGTCCAAGTACGAAGGCATCATCGATTCCAAGAAGGTTGCCGATGCTCGTCACATCCTCGCTGCTGGCGTTGACGTCAACAACATGATGAAGGTGGTGGGCGAAGAAGGTACTTCTATCGAAGACTTTATCACTTACCTCAAGTCCGAATACCTCGACTCCGTCTACCTGCAGCAGGACGCCTACCACGAAATCGATGCAGCTTGCACTGGCGACCGTCAGAAGTACGTATTCGACAAGGTCTATTCCATTTTGAAGACTCCGATGTCCTTCGCAGAAAAGGACGTGGCTCGTACCTTCTTCCTGAAGCTTACCCAGGCTACCAAGGACTGGAACCGCGTCGCCATGGATTCCGCTGAATTCAAGGATATCGAAGCAAGTATTTCCGCTTCCGTTAAGGAGGTAACTGTCAATGCATAA
- a CDS encoding V-type ATP synthase subunit B: protein MHNVAYHRIERIAGSVISLRAQGVANQELAQVTSSFGTSLARVIRIDGDMVDLQVFAGARGVSTDSEVRFLGEPMKVPYSEALLGRVFNGAGQPRDNGPEVDGERITIGGPSVNPAKRVIPKTMVRTGIPMIDVFNTLVVSQKLPIFSIAGEPYNELLARIALQAEVDVIVLGGMGLKHDDYLYLKDFLEKNGALSRTVMFMHTASDPIVECLLVPDASLAVAEKFATEGKNVLVLLTDMTNFADAMKEIAITMEQIPSNRGYPGDLYSSLASRYEKAVDFTDAGSITILAVTTMPGDDVTHPVPDNTGYITEGQFYLRKGRIEPFGSLSRLKQQVNGKTRSDHRTIMNTMIQLYASYKETLEKQSMGFNMSNWDQKLLKYGQRFEKEMMDLSVNIPLEQALDLGWAILADCFEPEETGIPSKMINQYWPKKG from the coding sequence ATGCATAATGTTGCTTACCATCGTATTGAACGCATCGCTGGTTCTGTGATTTCTTTGCGCGCCCAGGGCGTTGCAAACCAGGAACTGGCTCAGGTCACTAGCTCTTTCGGTACTTCTCTCGCTCGCGTGATCCGTATCGATGGCGACATGGTTGACCTTCAGGTCTTCGCCGGTGCCCGTGGCGTTTCTACCGACTCCGAAGTTCGCTTCCTCGGTGAACCCATGAAGGTTCCCTATTCCGAAGCTCTCCTCGGCCGCGTATTTAACGGTGCTGGTCAGCCCCGCGACAACGGTCCGGAAGTTGACGGCGAACGCATTACCATTGGTGGCCCCTCTGTGAACCCGGCAAAGCGCGTGATCCCCAAGACCATGGTGCGTACCGGTATCCCGATGATCGACGTGTTCAACACTCTCGTCGTTTCCCAGAAGCTCCCGATTTTCTCTATCGCTGGTGAACCGTACAACGAATTGCTTGCTCGTATCGCTTTGCAGGCTGAAGTTGACGTGATCGTTCTCGGCGGTATGGGCCTTAAGCACGATGACTACCTGTACCTGAAGGACTTCTTGGAAAAGAATGGTGCCCTCAGCCGTACCGTGATGTTCATGCACACCGCATCTGACCCCATCGTGGAATGCTTGCTGGTGCCTGATGCATCTCTCGCTGTTGCAGAAAAGTTTGCAACCGAAGGCAAGAACGTTCTCGTTCTTTTGACCGATATGACCAACTTTGCAGACGCCATGAAGGAAATCGCCATTACCATGGAACAGATTCCGTCTAACCGTGGTTATCCTGGCGATCTCTACTCTTCTCTCGCTAGCCGCTACGAAAAGGCTGTGGACTTCACCGACGCTGGTTCCATTACCATCCTCGCCGTGACCACCATGCCGGGCGATGACGTGACCCACCCGGTTCCGGATAACACCGGTTACATTACCGAAGGTCAGTTCTATCTCCGTAAGGGCCGTATCGAACCGTTCGGTTCTCTGTCTCGTTTGAAGCAGCAGGTGAACGGTAAGACCCGTAGCGACCACCGTACCATCATGAACACCATGATTCAGCTTTACGCTTCCTACAAGGAAACCTTGGAAAAGCAGTCCATGGGCTTCAACATGAGTAACTGGGACCAGAAGCTCTTGAAGTACGGTCAGCGTTTCGAAAAGGAAATGATGGACCTTTCCGTGAACATTCCGCTGGAACAGGCTCTCGACTTGGGTTGGGCAATCCTCGCAGACTGCTTCGAACCTGAAGAAACC